In one Sphingobacterium daejeonense genomic region, the following are encoded:
- a CDS encoding sulfurtransferase produces the protein MRTSALISTDQALKLINEDNAIVLDATIDKVNEKMDNSKLSLIPNSQFFDIEGVFSDHKSGFPHTMVSPEQFSKEAKKLGINQDSTVIVYDRWGVYSSPRAWWMFRYMGLEKVYVLNGGEPAWKAAGLPIVDDYSTPEAQGNFKAKPNYEWFISKEELVERLGDDDFTITDARSSGRFHGSAPEPREGLRSGHIPGSKNLPFDQVLDGINYQDEMELQRLYEGKIDSSKQNIFTCGSGISAAIIALGAYELGNDYVTIYDGSWSEWGADPEVPVEKD, from the coding sequence ATGAGAACTTCAGCTCTAATCAGCACCGATCAAGCACTCAAATTAATTAATGAGGATAATGCCATTGTATTGGATGCAACGATTGACAAGGTCAACGAGAAAATGGACAACAGTAAACTGTCGTTAATTCCCAACAGTCAGTTTTTTGACATTGAAGGTGTTTTTTCGGATCATAAGAGTGGTTTCCCTCATACGATGGTCAGTCCGGAGCAGTTTTCAAAAGAAGCAAAGAAACTGGGAATTAACCAGGATTCTACGGTTATAGTGTATGACCGTTGGGGTGTTTATTCAAGTCCGAGGGCATGGTGGATGTTTCGGTACATGGGATTGGAAAAAGTCTATGTACTTAACGGAGGAGAACCAGCGTGGAAAGCTGCTGGATTGCCTATTGTAGATGATTATAGTACTCCTGAAGCACAAGGTAACTTTAAGGCGAAACCCAACTATGAATGGTTTATATCCAAAGAGGAATTGGTTGAAAGATTGGGAGATGATGATTTCACGATCACGGATGCTCGTTCATCAGGTCGATTTCATGGCTCTGCGCCAGAACCGCGCGAAGGTTTAAGGTCTGGACATATTCCGGGATCCAAGAACTTGCCCTTTGACCAGGTTTTGGACGGCATTAATTACCAAGATGAAATGGAACTCCAAAGGTTATATGAGGGAAAAATAGATAGCAGTAAGCAGAATATCTTTACCTGCGGATCGGGTATCTCAGCTGCTATTATTGCACTGGGAGCCTATGAATTGGGCAATGATTACGTGACCATTTATGATGGCTCATGGAGCGAATGGGGCGCAGATCCGGAAGTTCCTGTAGAAAAAGACTGA
- a CDS encoding pirin family protein, with protein MSNIDFIREETAANIGNFMVGRLLPFRQKRSIGPFVFIDHMGPACLADHENLDVGPHPHIGLSTLTYLFDGSIFHRDSLGTAMEIKPGAVNWMTAGKGVVHSERTPEYLRVKDKYLHGLQIWVALPKDLEFMEPEFHHTEADQIPEWEEDGVKYKLIAGEAFSKKSPVPVYSKLYMIEVKAEKDALIDIKGELYGESGLYILEGEIESNGFTYGPKQILITLDAHLCTFEMKAGTTVYIFGGEPFPEEDLYHGILLRAAGKRSMQPKKNGSTMNFQKYLEMMVMYHFQVNQNNIKR; from the coding sequence ATGTCGAATATTGATTTCATCAGAGAAGAAACTGCCGCAAACATCGGGAATTTTATGGTCGGAAGGTTACTTCCATTCCGCCAGAAAAGATCTATCGGACCATTCGTATTTATTGACCATATGGGTCCTGCATGTCTTGCAGACCATGAGAATTTAGATGTTGGCCCTCACCCACATATTGGATTGTCAACCCTTACATATTTATTTGATGGGTCCATCTTTCATAGGGACAGCTTGGGTACAGCAATGGAAATAAAACCTGGAGCTGTCAACTGGATGACTGCAGGCAAAGGTGTGGTGCATTCTGAAAGAACACCAGAATATTTAAGGGTAAAGGATAAATATTTACACGGATTACAGATCTGGGTGGCATTGCCAAAAGACCTGGAATTTATGGAACCTGAATTTCATCATACCGAAGCTGATCAAATCCCAGAATGGGAGGAGGATGGAGTAAAGTATAAGTTGATCGCAGGTGAAGCTTTTAGCAAAAAATCTCCAGTACCCGTTTATAGTAAATTGTATATGATAGAGGTGAAGGCAGAAAAAGATGCATTGATCGATATCAAAGGAGAGCTTTATGGCGAGAGTGGGCTTTATATCCTGGAAGGGGAGATTGAGAGCAATGGATTTACTTATGGTCCCAAACAAATATTAATTACATTGGATGCCCATCTTTGTACCTTCGAAATGAAAGCTGGCACCACAGTTTATATATTTGGTGGCGAACCTTTTCCGGAGGAAGATTTATATCATGGAATTTTGTTGCGAGCAGCAGGGAAACGATCGATGCAGCCAAAGAAAAATGGATCAACCATGAATTTCCAAAAGTACCTGGAGATGATGGTTATGTACCACTTCCAAGTCAATCAAAATAACATCAAGAGATAA
- the hutG gene encoding formimidoylglutamase, whose product MKTVLSTTYFKEEIMESLGNVFYKPGEPQNWIGRNDGDTPELKRWHQIIEFINLDDHLPDLNSQYVLLGFCCDEGVKRNQGRVGAKDAPEALRKVLANLPNHLPNSRKIVDSGDVICISDDMESAQNELSKRVAQILEIGAFPIVLGGGHEVTYAHFNGLKRYSMSKKIGVINLDAHLDIRTTIDNQGNSGTGFYQIIEEGIKEGNSVKYLAIGIQDISNTKALFDFAQERGVEIIKADQISAENLQNIKTQILEFSKKVDHIYVTVDMDFFASAFAPGVSAPAFNGVIPDATFQTIYQTIISLPNFDSIDFAELNPIFDIDNRTTKLACDLIFKLVNKPL is encoded by the coding sequence TTGAAGACAGTATTATCGACAACCTATTTTAAGGAGGAAATTATGGAATCACTTGGAAATGTTTTTTATAAACCTGGGGAGCCACAAAATTGGATAGGACGCAATGATGGAGATACCCCGGAATTAAAGCGGTGGCATCAGATTATTGAATTTATAAATCTAGACGATCATTTGCCAGATCTAAATTCTCAATATGTGCTCTTGGGTTTCTGTTGTGATGAAGGAGTGAAAAGAAACCAAGGTAGAGTAGGTGCGAAGGATGCGCCAGAGGCATTAAGGAAAGTCTTGGCAAACCTCCCTAATCATCTCCCTAATTCCAGAAAAATAGTCGATTCAGGTGATGTAATATGCATTTCAGACGATATGGAAAGCGCCCAGAATGAACTTTCTAAAAGAGTGGCTCAAATTCTTGAAATAGGTGCTTTTCCTATTGTGCTGGGTGGTGGACATGAAGTTACTTACGCTCACTTCAATGGACTCAAGAGATACAGTATGTCCAAGAAAATCGGAGTTATCAATTTGGACGCCCATTTAGATATCCGAACCACCATAGATAATCAAGGAAATTCAGGCACTGGATTCTACCAGATAATCGAAGAAGGGATCAAGGAAGGAAACAGCGTGAAATATCTTGCCATCGGTATTCAAGATATTAGCAATACAAAAGCATTGTTTGATTTTGCACAAGAAAGAGGGGTTGAAATCATTAAAGCTGATCAGATCAGTGCTGAGAATCTCCAAAATATCAAAACCCAGATCCTTGAATTTTCTAAAAAGGTGGACCATATTTATGTTACCGTAGATATGGATTTCTTTGCTTCAGCATTTGCACCTGGAGTTAGTGCTCCAGCCTTCAATGGCGTCATACCGGATGCAACTTTTCAGACTATTTATCAGACGATAATTTCGCTGCCAAATTTTGACAGCATTGATTTTGCAGAACTAAATCCCATATTCGATATTGACAATAGAACGACAAAATTAGCGTGCGATTTGATTTTTAAGCTCGTTAATAAGCCTCTTTAA
- a CDS encoding urocanate hydratase yields MTEKEFKASIVQGIPKELPKKVDLDHTVSHAPKRKAILTKDEEKLAVRNALRYFPKEWHEELAADFLDELRTYGRIYMYRFRPSYKMFARPINSYPAKSQQAAAIMLMIQNNLDPAVAQHPHELITYGGNGAVFQNWAQYLVTMSYLSKMTDSQTLHMYSGHPMGLFPSSENAPRVVVTNGMMIPNYSKPDDWEKYNALGVTQYGQMTAGSYMYIGPQGIVHGTTITVMNAFRKHLKEGEDIKGKVFVTSGLGGMSGAQPKAGNIAGCITVCAEVNPAAARKRHEQGWVDILVEDIENLITAVKTAIEKKETVCIAYIGNIVDVWEQFYRQNITVTVGSDQTSLHNPWSGGYYPVDLSFEESNNLIANNPEQFKKEVQRTLIRHADAINKHVERGTYFFDYGNAFLLEASRAGADIMASDGINFKYPSYVQDILGPMCFDYGFGPFRWVCTSGKAEDLRTTDRLALEVLRDLQKNASQEIFQQMEDNIKWIQEAEQNKLVVGSQARILYADALGRMKIAEAFNNAVNDGRLSASCCPRKRSP; encoded by the coding sequence ATGACTGAAAAAGAATTTAAAGCATCAATCGTTCAGGGTATCCCAAAGGAACTACCTAAGAAAGTTGATTTAGATCATACGGTAAGCCATGCTCCAAAACGCAAGGCAATTTTGACAAAAGATGAAGAGAAATTAGCTGTTCGAAATGCATTAAGGTATTTCCCCAAGGAATGGCACGAAGAACTCGCTGCGGATTTTTTGGATGAGTTAAGGACTTATGGACGAATTTATATGTATAGGTTTAGGCCTTCCTATAAAATGTTTGCAAGACCGATCAATTCATACCCTGCAAAGAGTCAACAAGCAGCTGCAATTATGTTGATGATCCAGAACAATTTAGATCCAGCTGTAGCACAACACCCGCATGAATTAATCACCTATGGTGGTAATGGTGCTGTTTTTCAAAACTGGGCTCAGTACTTGGTTACTATGAGCTACTTGTCAAAAATGACCGATAGCCAAACACTACACATGTATTCAGGACATCCGATGGGATTATTCCCTTCATCCGAAAATGCTCCTAGGGTAGTAGTTACCAATGGTATGATGATACCCAATTATTCTAAACCTGATGATTGGGAGAAGTACAATGCATTAGGAGTAACACAATATGGACAGATGACCGCTGGATCGTACATGTATATCGGACCTCAAGGAATCGTTCATGGCACCACAATCACAGTGATGAATGCATTCCGAAAACACCTCAAAGAAGGTGAAGATATCAAAGGGAAAGTCTTTGTAACTTCAGGATTGGGAGGTATGAGCGGAGCTCAACCGAAAGCTGGAAATATTGCAGGATGTATCACCGTATGCGCAGAGGTGAATCCCGCAGCTGCCAGAAAAAGACACGAGCAAGGTTGGGTGGATATATTGGTTGAGGATATAGAAAACCTAATAACTGCTGTGAAAACTGCAATTGAGAAAAAAGAAACAGTTTGTATCGCTTATATTGGTAATATCGTGGATGTCTGGGAACAATTCTACAGACAAAATATAACGGTTACTGTAGGGTCTGATCAGACCTCTCTTCACAATCCATGGTCGGGAGGTTACTATCCTGTTGATTTATCTTTTGAAGAATCAAATAATTTAATAGCCAATAATCCTGAGCAGTTCAAAAAAGAAGTCCAAAGGACACTGATTAGACATGCTGACGCTATCAACAAACATGTGGAGCGTGGGACTTACTTTTTTGATTATGGAAATGCTTTTTTATTGGAAGCAAGCCGTGCAGGTGCAGATATCATGGCATCCGATGGAATTAATTTCAAATATCCATCATATGTACAAGATATTCTGGGGCCTATGTGTTTTGACTATGGGTTTGGTCCATTTAGATGGGTTTGTACCTCTGGAAAAGCTGAAGACCTCAGAACAACAGATCGCTTGGCATTGGAAGTCCTGAGAGACCTTCAAAAAAATGCTTCTCAAGAAATTTTCCAGCAAATGGAAGACAATATAAAATGGATACAGGAAGCGGAACAGAATAAATTGGTCGTTGGGTCACAAGCTCGTATTTTATATGCTGATGCACTGGGTAGAATGAAAATCGCAGAAGCATTTAACAATGCAGTAAATGACGGACGACTTTCTGCTTCCTGTTGTCCTAGGAAGAGATCACCATGA
- a CDS encoding amidohydrolase family protein, with protein MGEKLFPILKEEKLTNRIDAFVEKSAFSAEQILPYYKKAKEMGFDLTVHADQFSTSGSKLAVQLAAVSADHLEASTEDEITLLAGSEVIPVALPAASLGIGCEFTPARRLLDAGASLAIATDWNPGSAPMGKLIESASILATMQKLSNAELFAAITFRAAKALNLDDRGRLMEGKLADFVIYQTDNYQNITYLQGGLQPKAVWKNGIEVFVNEN; from the coding sequence ATGGGAGAAAAATTATTTCCAATCTTAAAAGAAGAAAAACTTACAAACAGAATAGATGCTTTTGTAGAGAAGAGTGCCTTTTCGGCAGAGCAAATATTACCATATTATAAAAAAGCCAAAGAAATGGGCTTCGACCTGACCGTTCATGCTGATCAGTTTAGTACTTCAGGTTCTAAACTTGCTGTTCAACTTGCAGCAGTTTCAGCGGATCACCTGGAAGCTTCGACCGAAGATGAAATTACTCTTTTGGCAGGCTCTGAGGTTATCCCTGTAGCATTACCAGCAGCATCCCTTGGAATAGGATGTGAATTTACACCGGCAAGAAGATTATTGGATGCCGGAGCAAGCTTGGCAATCGCTACTGACTGGAACCCTGGGTCAGCACCTATGGGAAAATTGATCGAAAGTGCCAGTATTTTGGCAACCATGCAGAAATTAAGCAATGCAGAACTTTTTGCAGCTATCACTTTCAGAGCTGCTAAAGCATTGAACCTGGATGATAGAGGTCGATTAATGGAAGGTAAACTAGCAGATTTTGTTATTTATCAAACTGATAATTATCAAAATATAACCTACCTCCAAGGTGGTTTACAGCCAAAGGCTGTTTGGAAAAATGGTATTGAGGTTTTTGTAAATGAAAATTAA
- a CDS encoding amidohydrolase family protein yields the protein MKETGKLIGPFKQLLTMQHLPLKGALKDSDLEIIANAGIFIQDGKISVVGDFQGLREALGNDVEIIELNGDFVAMPGFIDCHTHIAFGGSRANDFAMRNAGSSYLEIAEAGGGIWSTVQHTRACSQEELKELTLKRADALLRQGITTVEVKSGYGLKVEEELKTLGAIKEANKSTYVDLIPTCLAAHMHPKTTRELPKIICMKWEKNYFQS from the coding sequence ATGAAGGAAACAGGAAAACTCATTGGACCATTCAAACAGCTGCTCACCATGCAGCACCTGCCTTTGAAAGGTGCTTTGAAAGATAGCGACCTAGAAATCATTGCCAATGCCGGTATTTTTATCCAGGATGGCAAAATATCTGTTGTGGGGGATTTTCAGGGATTAAGGGAAGCCTTGGGCAATGATGTTGAAATAATCGAACTGAACGGAGATTTCGTGGCTATGCCGGGATTTATTGACTGTCATACCCATATTGCTTTCGGTGGAAGCCGAGCAAATGATTTTGCCATGCGAAATGCAGGTAGCTCATACCTTGAGATTGCGGAAGCAGGAGGTGGAATCTGGAGCACAGTCCAGCATACACGTGCTTGTAGTCAAGAAGAACTCAAAGAACTAACCCTAAAAAGAGCAGATGCCCTCCTTAGGCAAGGTATTACAACCGTAGAGGTAAAAAGCGGTTATGGATTGAAAGTAGAAGAGGAGCTAAAGACTTTAGGAGCAATTAAAGAAGCTAATAAATCCACTTATGTGGATTTAATACCTACATGTTTGGCTGCACATATGCACCCAAAGACCACAAGGGAACTCCCGAAGATTATTTGTATGAAATGGGAGAAAAATTATTTCCAATCTTAA
- a CDS encoding aromatic amino acid lyase — MESHKNCSRVQDPYSLRCIPQVHGASRNAWLHFRDIIETEINSVTDNPIIINSELTISGGSFHGQPIALPLDYATLAVSELGNISDRRVYLSLEGETNGVPKLLMKATGLNSGFMILQYSTAAIASENKGLCFPASADSIPTSLGQEDHVSMGSISGRKLLQVLDNIDKILSIELLCAAQAKDFHNPMQSTPVIEAIHQHIRTKIPHIEEDQPMQDILDNALALIKSGELIQVAKEAAAKNALPYLGEGVEHFENY; from the coding sequence TTGGAATCCCATAAAAACTGTTCTCGTGTACAAGATCCATATTCCCTTCGTTGTATTCCACAGGTTCACGGTGCCTCAAGGAATGCTTGGTTACATTTCAGAGATATCATAGAAACAGAAATAAACTCAGTTACTGATAACCCGATTATCATCAATAGTGAATTGACAATCAGTGGAGGTTCTTTCCATGGTCAGCCTATTGCATTGCCATTGGATTATGCAACATTGGCCGTTTCAGAATTAGGGAATATCTCTGATCGCAGGGTTTACTTATCCCTTGAAGGAGAAACCAATGGCGTTCCTAAATTGTTAATGAAAGCAACTGGACTAAACTCTGGGTTTATGATTCTACAATATAGTACTGCTGCAATCGCGAGCGAAAACAAAGGATTATGTTTCCCTGCAAGTGCAGATAGTATTCCGACCTCATTGGGACAGGAAGATCATGTAAGTATGGGGTCAATTTCCGGCAGAAAATTATTGCAGGTGTTGGATAATATTGATAAGATCCTAAGTATTGAGTTGCTGTGTGCTGCTCAAGCCAAAGATTTCCATAATCCAATGCAATCTACGCCTGTTATTGAGGCGATTCACCAACACATACGCACAAAAATCCCACATATTGAAGAGGATCAGCCAATGCAGGATATTTTGGACAATGCTTTGGCACTTATTAAATCTGGAGAATTGATTCAAGTTGCCAAAGAGGCTGCAGCAAAGAATGCATTGCCATACCTTGGTGAAGGTGTTGAACATTTTGAAAACTATTAA
- a CDS encoding aromatic amino acid ammonia-lyase produces the protein MKQQQKSTKVHSMFKKLWTLEKVVYGINTGFGPLCTTLISPQDTKKLQENILKSHAVGMGEPIDKELSKLMMILKVHALAKGFSGVQLSTVERIIWHIQNDIVPVVPKQGSVGASGDLAPLSHLFLPLIGLGKVWKDGKAVDTAQVLSDHNLEPIHLGAKEGLALINGTQFMAAHGVKAVVEMNRLMNNADLIATLMIEGLNGSIKPFFSELHQLRPYKGILL, from the coding sequence ATGAAACAACAGCAAAAATCAACCAAAGTGCACAGTATGTTCAAGAAATTGTGGACGCTGGAAAAAGTTGTTTATGGAATAAATACTGGTTTTGGTCCATTATGCACCACCTTGATCAGTCCTCAGGATACCAAAAAACTACAAGAGAATATTTTGAAGAGCCATGCTGTTGGAATGGGTGAGCCTATTGACAAGGAACTCAGCAAATTGATGATGATCCTAAAAGTCCATGCTTTGGCAAAGGGTTTCTCTGGTGTACAATTGAGCACGGTAGAACGTATTATTTGGCATATACAAAATGATATTGTACCTGTAGTTCCGAAGCAAGGTTCTGTTGGAGCATCAGGGGATTTAGCGCCATTGTCCCATCTATTTTTGCCTCTGATTGGATTAGGAAAAGTTTGGAAAGATGGAAAGGCTGTAGATACCGCTCAAGTATTAAGTGATCATAATTTAGAACCGATTCATTTGGGAGCAAAGGAAGGATTAGCTCTGATCAATGGTACCCAATTTATGGCAGCTCATGGTGTTAAGGCAGTCGTGGAAATGAACAGATTAATGAATAACGCCGACTTGATCGCAACCTTAATGATCGAAGGATTGAATGGTTCTATTAAACCGTTTTTTAGTGAGCTACATCAATTGAGACCTTATAAAGGAATACTTTTGTAG
- a CDS encoding LysR family transcriptional regulator, with product MNYQIELRHLLYFKVVAEELHFRRAAERLFIAQPGLSRQIKQLEDYYKTNLFIRDKRNVELTEAGVYLKKEVDLIFNQLSNVKDHIEKISEGKITSLKLGFIGSAVQAILPQLLVELKQKQPLIDITLNELSNEVQMEMIHKQELDFGFVRIENTALGIQSVPILTEHFSLVVPKKRFPKAKGKVNLMDFAEEPFILFSKEYSNSYYELVMSIFDDHGFEPNVTLKTVNALSIFNLVSQGLGVAIVPTSLKKGYHTHVDFLELNHLPQRTTLSLVWNKKNRNPGIPLMLEIVNGLKGKS from the coding sequence ATGAATTATCAAATAGAACTTAGACATCTTTTATATTTTAAGGTAGTAGCTGAGGAATTGCACTTCCGTAGGGCAGCTGAAAGACTTTTTATTGCTCAACCTGGTTTATCCAGACAAATCAAACAACTCGAGGATTACTATAAGACTAATTTATTTATTCGTGATAAACGAAATGTTGAACTGACCGAAGCTGGAGTTTATTTGAAAAAGGAAGTTGATTTGATTTTCAATCAACTTTCTAATGTGAAGGACCATATTGAGAAGATTTCTGAAGGTAAGATTACTTCATTGAAACTAGGATTTATAGGGTCGGCAGTTCAGGCCATTTTACCGCAGCTATTGGTTGAGTTGAAGCAAAAGCAGCCTCTTATTGATATTACACTCAATGAACTTTCTAATGAGGTGCAGATGGAAATGATTCACAAACAAGAATTGGATTTTGGTTTTGTAAGGATAGAAAACACAGCATTGGGAATACAGTCTGTTCCTATTTTGACGGAACATTTCTCCCTAGTCGTACCAAAGAAAAGGTTTCCAAAAGCAAAGGGAAAAGTAAATTTGATGGACTTTGCCGAAGAGCCATTTATCTTATTCTCGAAGGAATACAGCAATTCATATTATGAATTGGTCATGAGTATTTTTGATGACCATGGGTTTGAACCGAATGTAACCCTAAAAACCGTCAATGCATTGAGTATTTTTAATTTGGTGAGTCAGGGCTTGGGAGTTGCCATTGTACCTACTTCATTGAAAAAGGGTTACCATACCCATGTTGATTTCCTTGAATTGAACCATTTGCCACAACGGACAACATTATCATTGGTATGGAACAAAAAAAACAGAAACCCAGGGATCCCTCTGATGTTGGAAATTGTAAATGGGCTGAAAGGAAAAAGTTAA
- a CDS encoding tetratricopeptide repeat protein, with product MNNISKENGDPKDKINELKKIIAQNKSDFNAYIYSMMASLAHQQGNSTEGIGYLEKAKWNTPNHHG from the coding sequence TTGAACAATATCTCTAAAGAAAACGGAGACCCAAAGGATAAAATCAATGAATTAAAGAAAATAATTGCCCAAAATAAGAGTGATTTCAATGCTTATATTTATTCCATGATGGCCTCATTGGCACATCAACAAGGTAATTCCACAGAGGGAATTGGTTATTTAGAAAAGGCTAAATGGAATACCCCAAATCACCATGGCTGA